In the Streptomyces fradiae ATCC 10745 = DSM 40063 genome, GACCTGGTGGCCGCCGCGCTGATCGGCGCGGTCGGCTTCGAGCTGCTCAAGCTGCTGCTCGGCGGCTACATGCGCGGGGTCGCGGGGAAGTCGATGTACGGGGCGTTCGGGGTGCCCGTGGCGCTGCTGCTGTGGATCAGCTTCACCGCCCGGCTGCTGCTGTTCTGCGCCGCCTGGACCGCCACGGGAGACCGCCGCGGGTCCGCCGAGGACGCCGGCGGCAGCCCTCCCGGCGGCAGCCCCTCCAGCGCGGGCCCGCACCCCGCCGCCGGCTCTCCCGCCGGTCGCTCCGCCGAAGGCCGTCCCGCTACTGGCCCTTCCGCGCCGGCCACCGCCGATTGATCAGGAACGCCCCGCCCGCCACCGCCGCCAGCACTCCGGCGACGACCGCCAGCGCCGTCCCCGCCCCGCCCGAGCCGGCCTTCGCGGTCCCGGCGACGGCGGCCTCCGCGGCCTCCCCGGTGGTGTTCGGCCGGTTCACGTCCGGCCGCGCGGGCGAGGCGCTCGGCGCCGTACCGGTCCGCGCGGACCTCGGCGGGACGAGCTGCCCCACCGGCCGCACCTTGCCGGCCGCCGCGAACCCCCAGTCGAGCAGCCGCGCGGACTCCTTGTAGACGGCGTACGGCTCCTTCGACGACGGGTTCATCACCGTCACCAGCAGCACCCGGCCGCCCCGCTCGGCCACCCCGGTGAACGTCGAGCCGGCATGGGTCGTCGTGCCGTTCTTCACGCCGGCTATGCCCTTGTACGGAGCCACGCCGTTCGCGCCGGTCAGCAGCCGGTTGGTGTTCTGGATCTCGAACGTCGGGCGCTTCTTGCCGGGCGTCTCCTCGCCGGGGAACTGCGTCCGCACGGTCGAGCAGTACGCGCGGAAGTCCGCGTTCTGCATGCCGCTGCGGGCTATCAGCGTCAGGTCGTACGCGGACGACACCTGGCCCGGCGCGTCGTACCCGTCCGGGGTCACCACGTCGGTGTCCAGCGCCTGGAGCTCGTCGGCGCGGGCGTTCATCTCCCGCACCGTCTTGGCCATGCCGCCGTTCATCTCCGCCAGCGCGTGCACGGCGTCGTTGCCGGAGCGGAGGAACACCCCGAGCCACAGGTCGTGGACGCTGTAGGTCTGCTTCTCCTTGATGCCGACCAGACTGGAGCCCTCGCCGAGGCGGGACAGCTCGCCGGAGGCGACCAGGTGCCGCCGGGTCTTCGGGAGCTTCGGCAGCAGCGTGTCCGCGAAGAGCATCTTCATGGTGGACGCGGGCGCCAGCCGCCAGTGGGCGTTGTGCGCGGCGAGCACGTCGCCGCTCTCCGCGTCCGCGACGATCCACGACCGGCCGCTCAGCTCCTTCGGGAGGACCGGAGCCCCGTTCGCCAGGTCCACCCGCGTGCCCGGCACGCCCAGCCGGGCCCCGCCCACCGTCGACATCCGCGCGGGCGGCTTCGGCTGCGGCGCGGGCTGCGGCGAGGGCGCGCCGGGCGGGGCGGCGGGCGGGGCGGCGGGCGGTGCGGCGAGTGCGGGGCCGGCGGCGGCGAGGGGGAGCAGCACGGCGGTGGCCGCGGCGACGGCGGCCTTCTTGAGAGCATGCACGTTCGAGAACGTACCGGCACCCGGCGCCTGCGCCGACACCCGGGCACCCGATACTGGACCCATGAGACTCAGCCGTCCCGTCTCCTGGTTCCTGCTAGCGTTCGGAGCCTGGTCCTGGGCCATTTGGATCACTTTCGTCAAGAACCTGTGGAACGACGCGAGCGGCCTCGCCTTCGACGACGCGGGTGACCCCACCGGGTACTTCTGGGTTCATCTTCTGCTGGCCGTCACGTCCTTTCTCCTGGGGACGGCCATTGGTGTGATCGGGTTGCGCGGCCTGCGCGCCCTCCAGCGCGAACGCGACGGGAAGTAGGGCGCCGTGCTGGTGGTACTCCTGGTGGTCGCCCTGGTGCTGACCGTCTACTTCGGCGCGCACTGGTACGTGTGGCGCCGCCTGGTGCGCGACGTGACCCGGCCGGGCGGCGCGGCGCGCCGGGCGGGCACGGCAGCGGCCGTGGTGCTGCCGCTGCTGTCGCTGGCCGCGCTCACGTCCGGGAGGCTGGGCATCCCCTTCCCGCTGCAGCAGGCCCTGGCCTGGCCGGGGTTCATGTGGCTGGCCCTCATGCTGTACCTGGTCCTGACGCTGCTGGCGACGGAGCTGGTGCGGCCCCTGCTGGTGCGCCTGCCCGCGCGGGGCGCCCGCCGCGCCCGGCCGGGCGCCGGTGCGGAGGCGGGGGCGGCGGGGGCGGAGCCCGCGGCGGCCGGCCGGCCGCCGGCCGGCCCGGTGGCGGGAGCCGCTGGGGCGGGATCCGCCGTGGCGGCGGGGTCCGTGGCGGCGGGGACGGCGCCGGCCGCGGCGGCCCCGGTGGCCGCGACGGCGGCGAAGGCCCCGGAGGCCCCGGAGGCCGTTGGCACGCTGGAGCCCCCGAAGACCCCGGATACCCCGAGGGCCCCGGACATCCCGAAGACCCCGGACACCCGGGAGACCCCGGACACCCGGACGACCCCGGACACCCCGAGGGCCCCGGAGCCCCCGAAGGCCACCGGGACCCCGGACGGCACCCCCGAGGGCTCCGACGCCCCCGGGGCCCCGGAGACCTCGGCCGCCCCGGCCACCGCCGCGCGGCCCGGCGCCGGGCTCACCGGGGCGGGGCCGGGGATGGCGCGGCGGCGGTTCGTGTCGCGGGTGCTGGCCGGGACCGCCGTGGCGGTGGCCGCCGGCACGGTCGCGGGCGGCACCCACTCCGTCCTGCGCGGCCCCTCCGTCAAGCGTGTGACGGTGCCGCTCGCCAAGCTGCCCCGCTCGGCCCACGGGTACCGCATCGCCGTCGTCAGCGACGTCCACCTCGGCCCGACCCTGGGCCGCGCCCACGCGCAGCGGATCGTGGACGCGGTCAACTCCACCCAGCCCGACCTCGTCGCCGTCGTGGGGGACCTCGTCGACGGCTCCGTGGAGAACCTGGGCCCGGCCGCCGAGCCGCTCGCCCGCTTCCGGGCCCGGCACGGCAGCTTCTTCGTGACCGGGAACCACGAGTACTTCTCGGGCGCCGAGCAGTGGGTGGACGAGGTGCGCGACCTCGGCATGCGCCCGCTGCGCAACGAGCGCGTGGAGATCGCCTCCGGGTTCGACCTGGCCGGCGTCAACGACGTGGCCGGGGAGAACTACGGCGACGGACCCGACTTCGCACGCGCCCTGGGCGACCGGGACCGGGCCCGCGCCGCCGTGCTCCTCGCCCACCAGCCGGTGGTGGTGCACGACGCCGTGCGGTACGGCGTGGACCTCCAGCTCTCCGGCCACACCCACGGAGGCCAGATGTGGCCCGGCGAGTTCCTGGCCGGTCTGGCGAACCCCACCGTCGAGGGGCTGGAGCGGTACGGGGACACGCAGCTGTACGTGTCGCGCGGCGCGGGCGCCTGGGGCCCGCCGGTCCGGGTCGGCGCCCCCTCCGACATCACGGTGGTGCAGCTGGCCTCCCGCGACGCCTGAGCCCCGGGGCCGCGCCCCCCGGCGCCGCCCCGCCTCACCCCCTTCGCCCCCATCCCCTGCCCCGCAGGTGGTGGGGGCGTTGTGATGGACAAGTGAAGGTCCACCCTTCCGCAGGTGAACAGACTGTGGTTGAGTTTGCGCCATCGCACAGGGGAGGGCGTGAAAGGAATCACGGCTATGCGATCGATCCGTATCCGGATCATCATGATTTGTACTGCCCTGGTGGCGGCCGGGATAGGGGCCTGGCTGCTGCTGCTCACACCGGACAAGGGGAAGAACCAGCCAATCTCCGTCGGCACGACCGACGAAGTCACCTCACTCGACCCGGCCGGCGCGTACGACGCCGGCTCCTGGGCCGTGTACAGCAACGTCTACCAGTCGCTGCTGACCTTCGGGCCGGGCTCGCAGACCCCGGTCCCGGACGCCGCCGAGAAGTGCGGCTTCACCGGCACGTCGCTCACCACGTACACCTGCACGCTCCGGGACGACCTGCGGTTCTCCAACGGCCGCCCGGTGACGGCGCGGGACGTCGAGCACTCCTTCGAGCGGATGCTCGGCATCGCCTCGGACGTCGGGCCGGCGGCGCTGTTCCCGAAGCTGGAGAGCGTCACCACCCGGGGCCGCGAGGTCGTCTTCAAGCTGAGCGCCGGCGACGCGACGTTCCCGCTGAAGCTCGCCACCGGCGCGGGCGCGATCGTCGACAGCGCCAGCTATCCGAAGGACCGGCTCCGCGACGCCCCGGCCGTCGACGGCTCCGGGCCGTTCGTGCTCGCCGAGTACCAGCCGGGCGTCCGCGCCCTGCTGGAGCCCAACCCGCACTACCGGGGCGCCATGCAGCGGCCCACCACGCCCGTCGAGGTGCGGTACTACGCGGAGGGCGAGCAGCTCGCCTCGGCCTGGCGCTCCGGCGACGTCCACGTGACCCACCGCCAGCTGCCGCCGCGGATGGTCGCCTCGTTCGACCCGGGCAAGGAGGGCGTGCAGATGACGGAGGCCACCTCGGCGGAGATCCGCAGCATCGTCTTCAACGTCCGCAAGGGCTCGCCGATGGCCGAGCGGGCGGTACGGCAGGCCGTGGCCTCCGTGGTGGACCGCGCCCGCATCGCGAGCGGCCCCTACCACTCGACGGTGGAGCCGCTGTACTCCATCATCCCGCGCGGCTTCGTCGGGTACAGCACGCCGTTCTTCGACCGCTACCCCGAGGGCGGCGACGCCGTGGAGCGGGCGCGCGAGCTGCTGCGGGAAGCGGACGTCGAGACACCCGTCGGCTTCACCTACGGGCACCGGACGGGCGAGACCTCGGCGGCGGAGGCGGCCGAGCTGCGCCGCCAGCTGGAGGCGACCGGGCTGTTCCGGGTGAAGGTCGTCGCCGCCGACTGGAAGGAGTTCCAGAAGGGGTACGCGAGCGGGGCGTACGACGCGTACGGGCTGGGCTGGCTCCCGGACTTCCCCGACTCCGACAGCTTCGCCCAGCCCCTCGTCGGCCGGGGCAACGCCCTGCAGAACGGCTACGCCAGCGAGGAGACGGACCGGCTGATCGCGATCACCCAGCGGTACGACGACCGCTCCAGGGCCGTGCTCGCCTTCAAGCGGCTCCAGGAGCACACGGCCCAGGACGTGCCGCTCCTGCCGCTGTGGCAGAAGAAGGACTACGTGCTGAGCCGGGACGTCGCCGGCTCCCAGTACCTGTCCGACGGCACCGGCGTCTGGCGCCTCTGGCAGCTCAGCTGGCTGTAGCCCCCGCTGTGTTCCCGCCGGGCGCGGGGGTCGCGCCGTCCGCGACCGCGTCCTTCTCCCGCGCCTCCCCCGCGCCCGGCATGAACTCGGCGATGACCTCGTGGGCCTGCCGCACCAGCGGCCGCAGCACCCGGAACCGGGAGAGCGCGACCGCCCGCGCCACCAGCGGCGCCGTCCGCTCCACGAGCCGGCGGCTCCGCTCGGCGCCCTCGCTCCGGTCGTACACCCAGAACAGCACCAGCCCCATCTGCGCCAGCCACAGCAGGTGCGGCAGGTCGTCGGCCAGTTCCGGCGCGACCTTCGTGTCGGAGCCGCGCAGCACCCGCTCGTGCACGGAGACGGCCGCGCGCCGCGCGTCGGAGGACTCCGGCGAGAACGGGCTCAGCGGGCTGTCCGGGTCGGCGGCGTTCTTGAAGAACTGCGCCGCGAACCGGTGGTACGGCTCCGCCACGTCCAGCCACGTCAGCATCGCGTCGCGGATGCGCGCGGCCAGGTCCGCGTCCCCGTCCAGCACGGGCCGGACGGCCGTCTCGTGCTCGGCGGCGATCCGGTCGTAGAAGCCCTGGACCAGGTGCTCCTTGGAGGCGAAGTAGTAGTAGGCGTTGCCCACGGAGACGCCGGCCTCCTGGGCGACGGCCCGCATCGTCGTCTTGTCGTAGCCGCGCTCCTCGAAGAGCCGGAGCGCGGTCTCGAGGATGAGGGTGCGCGTCTGCTCGCTCTTGGGCGCCTTGGCGGCCGGCTTCCGGTCCTTCACAGCCCCCGAGCCTAACGGCCCGCACGCGCCCCGCCGCCGCCCACCCGAGCCGGTACCGGGCCCGCCCCGGAGCCGGGGGCGGGGCCGTCAGGTCTCGTGGAGGGTGATGGCGCGGACCGGGCAGGCGCGGGCGGCCTCGCGGACCATCGGGTCGGCCGGGTCGTGGCCGGGCAGCAGGGCGCTGAAGCCGTCCTCGTCGTGGGTGAACACCCCGGGGGCCGCGAGGGCGCACTGGCCCGCCCCCATGCAGCGGTCGTGGTCGATGGAGATGCGCATGCCCCTCACCCTCCCCGCCGGGCGGTCGCGGTCACGCCCGGCCCGCCCCGTGTCGCCCGGTTGCCCCGCGATCTCCTCCGCGAGGACCCGCGGGCGCACCTCCGCCGCACCCCGTGGCCGGGGGCGGCCCGCACCCGGCCGCGTGCGGGCCGGTCCCGTCCGCGCACCGGCCCGAGGACGCGGAAGGCCCGCCCCGTACGGCTGTACGGGGCGGGCCTTCCGTCCGGGCCGTCCGGGGCCGGGCGGGCGCGGGGCGCCTGGGCGCCGGAGCGTCCGGGGCCCCGGCGGCCGTCAGTAGCGGCGGGTGATCAGCGCGCGCTTGACCTCGGCGATCGCCTTGGTGACCTCGATACCGCGCGGGCAGGCGTCCGTGCAGTTGAACGTGGTGCGGCAGCGCCACACGCCGTCCTTGTCGTTGAGGATCTCCAGCCGCTGCTCCCCGGCCTCGTCACGCGAGTCGAAGATGAAGCGGTGGGCGTTGACGATCGCGGCCGGGCCGAAGTACTGGCCGTCGTTCCAGAACACCGGGCACGACGAGGTGCAGGCGGCGCACAGGATGCACTTCGTCGTGTCGTCGAAGCGCTCGCGGTCCTCGGCGGACTGCAGGCGCTCACGCGTCGGCTCGTTCCCGGACGTGATCAGGAACGGCATCACGTCCCGGTACGCCTGGAAGAACGGCTCCATGTCGACCACGAGGTCCTTGAGGACCGTCATGCCCTTGATGGGCTCGACCGTGATCGGCTTCTCCGGGTTGATGTCCTTGATCAGCGTCTTGCAGGCCAGCCGGTTCTTGCCGTTGATCCGCATGGCGTCGGAGCCGCAGATGCCGTGCGCGCAGGAGCGCCGGAAGGTGAGCGAGCCGTCGACGTCCCACTTGATCTTGTGGAGACCGTCGAGCACGCGCTCCTTCGGGTCGATCTCGATCTGGAAGTCCTGCCACTGCGCCTCGTCCGAGATCTCGGGGTTGAAGCGGCGGATCCGGAACGTGACCGTGATGTAGGGGGAGGCGTCGGACGTGGCGCCCGTCTTCTCCAGGGTCGGGGTAGCCATCAGTACTTACGCTCCATCGGCTGGTAGCGGGTCTGGACGACCGGCTTGTAGTCGAGGCGGACGGTCTCGGTGCCGTCGTCGCCGACCTCGCGGTACGCCATGGTGTGGCGCATGAAGTTGACGTCGTCGCGGTTCGGGTAGTCCTCGCGGTAGTGACCGCCGCGGGACTCCTTGCGGGCCAGCGCCGAGACGGCCATGACCTCGGCCAGGTCGAGCAGGTTGCCCAGCTCGATGGCCTCCAGCAGGTCGGTGTTGAACCGCTTGCCCTTGTCCTGGATGGCGACGTTCTTGTAGCGCGCGCGCAGCTCGCCGATCTTCTCGACCGCCGTCTTGATCGTCTGCTCGGTGCGGAACACCATGACGTTGGCGTCCATGGTCTCCTGCAGCTCGCGGCGGAGCTCCGCCACCCGCTCGGTGCCCGTGGAGTTGCGCAGGCGCTCGACCTGCTCCGCCACGAAGGACGCCGGGTTCTCCGGCAGCTCGACGTAGTCGGCCTTGGCGGCGTACTCGGCGGCGGCGATGCCGGCGCGGCGGCCGAAGACGTTGATGTCGAGCAGCGAGTTGGTGCCCAGGCGGTTGGCGCCGTGCACGGACACGCACGCGACCTCGCCGGCCGCGTACAGGCCGGGGACGACGGTGGTGTTGTCCGCCAGGACCTCGCCCTCGACGTTGGTCGGGATGCCGCCCATCGCGTAGTGCGCCGTCGGCTGGATCGGGATCGGGTCCGTGTACGGCTCGATGCCCAGGTACGTACGGGCGAACTCGGTGATGTCGGGCAGCTTCGCATCGAGCTGCTCCGGCGGCAGGTGCGTCAGGTCCAGGAAGACGTGGTCGCCCTCGGGACCGCAGCCGCGGCCCTCGCGGATCTCCGTGTAGATGGAGCGGGAGACGACGTCGCGGGAGGCGAGGTCCTTCATGACCGGCGCGTACTTCTCCATGAAGCGCTCGCCGTCCTTGTTGCGGAGGATGCCGCCCTCACCGCGGGCGCCCTCCGTCAGCAGGATGCCCATGCGCCAGATGCCCGTCGGGTGGAACTGGAAGAACTCCATGTCCTCCAGCGGCAGCCCGCGCCGGTAGCAGGCGGCCTGGCCGTCACCGGTCAGGGTGTGGGCGTTGGACGTCACCTTGAAGAACTTGCCGGTGCCGCCGGACGCGTAGATCACGGACTTCGCCTGGAAGACGTGGATCTCGCCGGTGGCCAGCTCGTAGGCGACCACACCGGCGGACTTCTTGACGCCGTCGACCTCGGTGATCAGCTGGTCCAGGACGTAGAACTCGTTGAAGAACTCCACGCCCTCCTTGACGCAGTTCTGGTACAGCGTCTGGAGGATCATGTGGCCGGTGCGGTCCGCGGCGTAGCAGGACCGGCGGACCGGGGCCTCGCCGTGGTTGCGGGAGTGGCCGCCGAAGCGGCGCTGGTCGATGGTGCCGTCCGGGGTCCGGTTGAACGGCAGGCCCATCTTCTCCAGGTCGAGGACGGCGTCGATGGCCTCCTTCGCCAGGATCTCGGCGGCGTCCTGGTCGACCAGGTAGTCACCGCCCTTGACCGTGTCGAAGGTGTGCCACTCCCAGTTGTCCTCCTCCACGTTGGCCAGCGCGGCGGCCATGCCGCCCTGCGCGGCGCCCGTGTGGGAGCGGGTGGGGTAGAGCTTCGTCAGCACGGCGGTGCGGCTGCGCTTCGTCGCCTCGATGGCGGCGCGCATGCCCGCGCCACCGGCGCCGACGATGACGGTGTCGTACTTGTGGATCTTCATGGTGTGGATTACCTCAGCCCGTGCCTAGCGGATGTTCGGGTCGAAGGTGAAGATCACCAGCGTGCCCAGAAGGATGGTGAACACCGTCGCGGTGTACAGCAGGCCCTTGAGCCACAGGCGCGTGTTCGGGCGCTCGGCGTAGTCGTTGATGACGGTACGCAGGCCGTTCGCGCCGTGCAGCATCGCGAGCCAGAGCATCAGCAGGTCCCAGACCTGCCAGAACGGGGACGCCCAGCGGCCCGCCACGAAGGCGAAGCCGATCTTGGAGACGCCGCCGTCCAGCACGAGCTGGATCAGCAGGTGGCCGATGACGAGGACGACGAGGACGACGCCGGACAGGCGCATGAACAGCCAGGCGGCGAGTTCGAAGTTGCCGCGCGTCGACTTCGGCGTCCGCTTGGTGCGCTTGCGGGGCGGCTCGATCAGCGGGGCCGGGTTGTCGACGTCGTACAGGCTCACACCCTCGACCGGGCCGACGGACGTCTTGGTGAGGTCAGCGGACATGTCTGGCGTCAGCTCCCGAACAGTTCGCGTGCGGCGTGGCCGAGGACGGGGTAGATGGCGCCCGCCATCAGCACGATCCAGATGCCCATGACGGTCCAGAGCATCTGCTTCTGGTAGCGCGCGCCCTTGGACCAGAAGTCCACGGCGATCACACGCAGGCCGTTGAGCGCGTGGAAGAGGATGGCGGCCACGAGGCCGTACTCCAGCAGCGCGACGATCGGCGTCTTGTAGGTCGCCACGACGTCGTCGTAGGCCTCGGGCGAGACTCGGACGAGAGCGGTGTCCAGTACGTGTACGAACAGGAAGAAGAAGATGAGGACGCCGGTGACTCGATGAGCCACCCACGACCACATGCCTTCCCGGCCGCGGTACAGCGTTCCAGCCGGCACGGAAAAACCCTCCGGGAGCGGGGATCAGGGTCGGCCGGCTTCTCTGTCGGTCAGACCCGGCCGGGTACGGTCCACCGGCCCCGGTCATGGTAGCGACGACTTGTCGGTTCCCTCACGCGGGGTCCGTATGTGTGATCAAACAGCCATTCAAACAGCCACGGACGGCCTACTGTAGCCGGTCAAACCGCCCTTCTCGGTGACAAGGTGGATAAGTCTCGCGCGCGTCACCCGGCGGAGCTCCTCGGCCGAGGCGACCCGCTCCTCCTCCGGTTCGTTGTCCAGTCGTGACCTGATCCCGCCCAGGACCCGGTCCAGGTGCTCCTCGGGGCGGTCCGTGTCGAGGCAGACGACGAAGGCGTGGCCGAAGCGCGCCAGGTACGCCTCGTGGGCGTGGCGCAGCGCGGTGTGCGCCGACCACGGCGTGCCGGGCGGCAGCCCCGGCGGCGTCTCGTCGCCCAGCGCCTCGTCCAGATCGGCGCCCGACATGTCGTACGCCGCCTCGTCGGCCGCCGCCAGCAGCGCCTCGACCGTCGGGTACGGGCGGTGGGCGGCGACCCGGCGCGCCCAGCGGCGGCTCCCGCAGCACGCCAGGAGGACCGCCTCGGCGGCGGCCTCGGGCGCGGTGTTGAACCGCGCCAGCGGGTCCGCGGGGCGGGCGGCGGCGCGGGTCTGGCCCGGTATGGCCGCGGTGGGCGCGGAGGCGGTCGGGGCACCGGTGAGGGGTTCGCCGGTGAGGGGGTCGCGGGACAGCGGGGGCTCCTCGGGAGAGGGGGTGATGGGGGCGGACTGGGGGTGGAGGGGCGGCGGACCGGAGGGTGGAGGGGCGCGGGCTGGGGGCGGAGGGGTGACGGACTGGGGGTGGCGGGCGGAGGGGCCGCTGAGGCGGGTGGCGGGCCGGGGGGTGGGGCGGGGGTCGCGGTGGCGGGCGGGCCGCGTGGCCGGTGCGGGGGCCGGGCCGTGGGGTGGTGGCGTGCGGAAGTCGTGCGGAACGTGTGGGGGAAGGGACGCAAGATTACCGAGCGTGAGCGACAGTGGTCCGAAGCCTTTCCGTATTTCACTCGGAAGGCGGAGTTTCATGGCAAGGATTGGACGCACTCGGCGCGTCGGTACCGGGACCCGGAGTTCCCGGAGGAGGAGGCCCCCGTGACCGCCCGCAAGGAACCCCCGATACCCCGGTCCTCCCGGACCCGGCGCCCGGCCCCGCCCGGGGCGCCCGCGTCCCGCGCGTCCTCCCGCGTCCGGCGCCCTGCGGGGGCCCGGCCGGGGCGGGCCCGGCTGGGGGCCGCGGGCGCGGTGCTCGCCCTCGTCGCGGGCCTCGCCGGGTGCGGCGGGGGCGGCGGCGACGGCGGGGCGGCCAGCCCCGGTGCGGCCACCGGCGCACCGCGCTCCACCGGTACGCCGTCCTCCCCCGAGCCCAGCCCCACCCGGACCTACCCGCTGTCC is a window encoding:
- a CDS encoding D-alanyl-D-alanine carboxypeptidase family protein; protein product: MHALKKAAVAAATAVLLPLAAAGPALAAPPAAPPAAPPGAPSPQPAPQPKPPARMSTVGGARLGVPGTRVDLANGAPVLPKELSGRSWIVADAESGDVLAAHNAHWRLAPASTMKMLFADTLLPKLPKTRRHLVASGELSRLGEGSSLVGIKEKQTYSVHDLWLGVFLRSGNDAVHALAEMNGGMAKTVREMNARADELQALDTDVVTPDGYDAPGQVSSAYDLTLIARSGMQNADFRAYCSTVRTQFPGEETPGKKRPTFEIQNTNRLLTGANGVAPYKGIAGVKNGTTTHAGSTFTGVAERGGRVLLVTVMNPSSKEPYAVYKESARLLDWGFAAAGKVRPVGQLVPPRSARTGTAPSASPARPDVNRPNTTGEAAEAAVAGTAKAGSGGAGTALAVVAGVLAAVAGGAFLINRRWPARKGQ
- a CDS encoding SCO4848 family membrane protein, yielding MRLSRPVSWFLLAFGAWSWAIWITFVKNLWNDASGLAFDDAGDPTGYFWVHLLLAVTSFLLGTAIGVIGLRGLRALQRERDGK
- a CDS encoding metallophosphoesterase, translated to MVLLVVALVLTVYFGAHWYVWRRLVRDVTRPGGAARRAGTAAAVVLPLLSLAALTSGRLGIPFPLQQALAWPGFMWLALMLYLVLTLLATELVRPLLVRLPARGARRARPGAGAEAGAAGAEPAAAGRPPAGPVAGAAGAGSAVAAGSVAAGTAPAAAAPVAATAAKAPEAPEAVGTLEPPKTPDTPRAPDIPKTPDTRETPDTRTTPDTPRAPEPPKATGTPDGTPEGSDAPGAPETSAAPATAARPGAGLTGAGPGMARRRFVSRVLAGTAVAVAAGTVAGGTHSVLRGPSVKRVTVPLAKLPRSAHGYRIAVVSDVHLGPTLGRAHAQRIVDAVNSTQPDLVAVVGDLVDGSVENLGPAAEPLARFRARHGSFFVTGNHEYFSGAEQWVDEVRDLGMRPLRNERVEIASGFDLAGVNDVAGENYGDGPDFARALGDRDRARAAVLLAHQPVVVHDAVRYGVDLQLSGHTHGGQMWPGEFLAGLANPTVEGLERYGDTQLYVSRGAGAWGPPVRVGAPSDITVVQLASRDA
- a CDS encoding ABC transporter substrate-binding protein; its protein translation is MRSIRIRIIMICTALVAAGIGAWLLLLTPDKGKNQPISVGTTDEVTSLDPAGAYDAGSWAVYSNVYQSLLTFGPGSQTPVPDAAEKCGFTGTSLTTYTCTLRDDLRFSNGRPVTARDVEHSFERMLGIASDVGPAALFPKLESVTTRGREVVFKLSAGDATFPLKLATGAGAIVDSASYPKDRLRDAPAVDGSGPFVLAEYQPGVRALLEPNPHYRGAMQRPTTPVEVRYYAEGEQLASAWRSGDVHVTHRQLPPRMVASFDPGKEGVQMTEATSAEIRSIVFNVRKGSPMAERAVRQAVASVVDRARIASGPYHSTVEPLYSIIPRGFVGYSTPFFDRYPEGGDAVERARELLREADVETPVGFTYGHRTGETSAAEAAELRRQLEATGLFRVKVVAADWKEFQKGYASGAYDAYGLGWLPDFPDSDSFAQPLVGRGNALQNGYASEETDRLIAITQRYDDRSRAVLAFKRLQEHTAQDVPLLPLWQKKDYVLSRDVAGSQYLSDGTGVWRLWQLSWL
- a CDS encoding TetR/AcrR family transcriptional regulator, with the protein product MKDRKPAAKAPKSEQTRTLILETALRLFEERGYDKTTMRAVAQEAGVSVGNAYYYFASKEHLVQGFYDRIAAEHETAVRPVLDGDADLAARIRDAMLTWLDVAEPYHRFAAQFFKNAADPDSPLSPFSPESSDARRAAVSVHERVLRGSDTKVAPELADDLPHLLWLAQMGLVLFWVYDRSEGAERSRRLVERTAPLVARAVALSRFRVLRPLVRQAHEVIAEFMPGAGEAREKDAVADGATPAPGGNTAGATAS
- a CDS encoding ferredoxin produces the protein MRISIDHDRCMGAGQCALAAPGVFTHDEDGFSALLPGHDPADPMVREAARACPVRAITLHET
- a CDS encoding succinate dehydrogenase iron-sulfur subunit; this encodes MATPTLEKTGATSDASPYITVTFRIRRFNPEISDEAQWQDFQIEIDPKERVLDGLHKIKWDVDGSLTFRRSCAHGICGSDAMRINGKNRLACKTLIKDINPEKPITVEPIKGMTVLKDLVVDMEPFFQAYRDVMPFLITSGNEPTRERLQSAEDRERFDDTTKCILCAACTSSCPVFWNDGQYFGPAAIVNAHRFIFDSRDEAGEQRLEILNDKDGVWRCRTTFNCTDACPRGIEVTKAIAEVKRALITRRY
- the sdhA gene encoding succinate dehydrogenase flavoprotein subunit, whose translation is MKIHKYDTVIVGAGGAGMRAAIEATKRSRTAVLTKLYPTRSHTGAAQGGMAAALANVEEDNWEWHTFDTVKGGDYLVDQDAAEILAKEAIDAVLDLEKMGLPFNRTPDGTIDQRRFGGHSRNHGEAPVRRSCYAADRTGHMILQTLYQNCVKEGVEFFNEFYVLDQLITEVDGVKKSAGVVAYELATGEIHVFQAKSVIYASGGTGKFFKVTSNAHTLTGDGQAACYRRGLPLEDMEFFQFHPTGIWRMGILLTEGARGEGGILRNKDGERFMEKYAPVMKDLASRDVVSRSIYTEIREGRGCGPEGDHVFLDLTHLPPEQLDAKLPDITEFARTYLGIEPYTDPIPIQPTAHYAMGGIPTNVEGEVLADNTTVVPGLYAAGEVACVSVHGANRLGTNSLLDINVFGRRAGIAAAEYAAKADYVELPENPASFVAEQVERLRNSTGTERVAELRRELQETMDANVMVFRTEQTIKTAVEKIGELRARYKNVAIQDKGKRFNTDLLEAIELGNLLDLAEVMAVSALARKESRGGHYREDYPNRDDVNFMRHTMAYREVGDDGTETVRLDYKPVVQTRYQPMERKY
- a CDS encoding succinate dehydrogenase hydrophobic membrane anchor subunit, whose translation is MSADLTKTSVGPVEGVSLYDVDNPAPLIEPPRKRTKRTPKSTRGNFELAAWLFMRLSGVVLVVLVIGHLLIQLVLDGGVSKIGFAFVAGRWASPFWQVWDLLMLWLAMLHGANGLRTVINDYAERPNTRLWLKGLLYTATVFTILLGTLVIFTFDPNIR
- the sdhC gene encoding succinate dehydrogenase, cytochrome b556 subunit translates to MPAGTLYRGREGMWSWVAHRVTGVLIFFFLFVHVLDTALVRVSPEAYDDVVATYKTPIVALLEYGLVAAILFHALNGLRVIAVDFWSKGARYQKQMLWTVMGIWIVLMAGAIYPVLGHAARELFGS
- a CDS encoding 2-oxo-4-hydroxy-4-carboxy-5-ureidoimidazoline decarboxylase; the encoded protein is MKLRLPSEIRKGFGPLSLTLGNLASLPPHVPHDFRTPPPHGPAPAPATRPARHRDPRPTPRPATRLSGPSARHPQSVTPPPPARAPPPSGPPPLHPQSAPITPSPEEPPLSRDPLTGEPLTGAPTASAPTAAIPGQTRAAARPADPLARFNTAPEAAAEAVLLACCGSRRWARRVAAHRPYPTVEALLAAADEAAYDMSGADLDEALGDETPPGLPPGTPWSAHTALRHAHEAYLARFGHAFVVCLDTDRPEEHLDRVLGGIRSRLDNEPEEERVASAEELRRVTRARLIHLVTEKGGLTGYSRPSVAV